Proteins co-encoded in one Dama dama isolate Ldn47 chromosome 2, ASM3311817v1, whole genome shotgun sequence genomic window:
- the TKFC gene encoding triokinase/FMN cyclase isoform X2 — protein MTSKKLVNSVAGCADDALAGLVACNPSLQLLQGHRVALRSDLDSLKGRVALLSGGGSGHEPAHAGFIGKGMLTGVIAGAVFTSPAVGSILAAIRAVAQAGVVGTLLIVKNYTGDRLNFGLAREQARAEGIPVEMVVVGDDSAFTVLKKAGRRGLCGTVLIHKVAGALAEAGMGLEEITDRVSMVTKAMGTLGVSLSSCSVPGSKPTFELSADEVELGLGIHGEAGVRRIKMATADEIVALMLDHMTSSSNVSHVPVQSGSSVVLMVNNLGGLSFLELGIIADAAVRSLEGRGVKIARALVGTFMSALEMPGVSLTLLLVDEPLLKLIDAETTASAWPNVAKVWVTGRKRSRTTPVEPLAAPDSTTAAGAASKQMVLVLERVCTTLLGLEERLNALDRAAGDGDCGTTHSCAARAIQGWLKEGPSPASPAQLLSKLSFLLLEKMGGSSGALYSLFLTAAAQPLKAKTDLPAWSAAMDAGLEAMQNWILCGQQDRSSKPGRAQGPICSRF, from the exons ATG ACCTCCAAGAAGCTAGTGAACTCAGTGGCAGGCTGTGCCGACGACGCCCTTGCCGGCCTGGTGGCCTGCAACCCCAGCCTACAGCTCCTGCAGGGCCACCGCGTGGCCCTCCGTTCTGACCTGGACAGTCTCAAGGGCCGGGTGGCTCTACTGTCAGGTGGGGGCTCTGGCCATGAGCCCGCCCATGCCG GTTTCATTGGGAAGGGAATGTTGACTGGGGTCATCGCGGGAGCCGTGTTCACCTCCCCGGCAGTGGGCAGCATCCTGGCAGCCATCAGGGCCGTGGCCCAGGCGGGCGTAG TGGGGACCCTCCTCATCGTGAAGAACTACACCGGGGACCGGCTCAACTTCGGCCTGGCCCGGGAGCAGGCCCGGGCAGAGGGCATCCCCGTGGAGATGGTGGTCGTCGGGGATGACAGTGCCTTCACCGTCCTGAAGAAGGCGGGCCGGCGCGGGCTCTGTGGCACAGTGCTCATACACAAG GTGGCGGGTGCTCTGGCCGAGGCAGGTATGGGCCTGGAGGAGATCACAGATCGGGTGAGCATGGTCACCAAGGCCATGG GAACCCTGGGAGTGAGCTTGTCCTCCTGCAGCGTCCCTGGTTCCAAACCCACTTTTGAGCTATCAGCTGATGAGGTGGAGCTGGGCCTGG GGATCCACGGGGAGGCTGGCGTGCGCCGGATAAAG ATGGCGACCGCCGACGAGATTGTGGCGCTCATGCTGGACCACATGACGAGCTCCTCCAACGTGTCCCATGTGCCTGTGCAGTCCG GCTCCTCAGTAGTGTTGATGGTCAACAACCTGGGTGGCCTGTCATTCCTGGAACTGGGCATCATAGCCGATGCTGCCGTCCGCTCTCTGG AGGGCCGCGGGGTGAAGATTGCCCGTGCCCTTGTGGGCACCTTCATGTCAGCCCTGGAGATGCCTGGCGTTTCTCTCACCCTCCTGCTGGTGGATGAGCCCCTCCTGAAACTGATAG ATGCTGAAACCACTGCCTCGGCCTGGCCTAATGTGGCCAAGGTCTGGGTGACTGGGCGGAAGCGGAGCCGGACCACCCCCGTGGAGCCCCTGGCGGCCCCTGACTCCACTACTGCAGCAG GTGCAGCTTCGAAGCAGATGGTACTTGTGCTGGAGCGGGTGTGCACCACCCTCCTGGGCCTGGAGGAACGTCTGAACGCCCTGGACCGCGCTGCCGGCGACGGGGACTGTGGAACCACTCACAGCTGTGCAGCCAGAG CAATTCAGGGGTGGCTAAAGGAGGGCCCATCCCCAGCCAGCCCTGCCCAGCTACTCTCCAAATTGTCCTTCCTGCTACTGGAGAAGATGGGAGGCTCCTCAGGGGCG CTCTACAGCCTGTTCCTGACTGCGGCGGCCCAGCCACTCAAGGCCAAGACTGACCTCCCAGCCTGGTCTGCTGCCATGGATGCCGGTCTGGAGGCCATGCAGAA TTGGATTCTCTGTGGGCAGCAGGACAGGAGCTCCAAGCCTGGAAGAGCCCAGGGGCCAATCTGCTCCAGATTCTGA
- the TKFC gene encoding triokinase/FMN cyclase isoform X1, which translates to MTSKKLVNSVAGCADDALAGLVACNPSLQLLQGHRVALRSDLDSLKGRVALLSGGGSGHEPAHAGFIGKGMLTGVIAGAVFTSPAVGSILAAIRAVAQAGVVGTLLIVKNYTGDRLNFGLAREQARAEGIPVEMVVVGDDSAFTVLKKAGRRGLCGTVLIHKVAGALAEAGMGLEEITDRVSMVTKAMGTLGVSLSSCSVPGSKPTFELSADEVELGLGIHGEAGVRRIKMATADEIVALMLDHMTSSSNVSHVPVQSGSSVVLMVNNLGGLSFLELGIIADAAVRSLEGRGVKIARALVGTFMSALEMPGVSLTLLLVDEPLLKLIDAETTASAWPNVAKVWVTGRKRSRTTPVEPLAAPDSTTAAGAASKQMVLVLERVCTTLLGLEERLNALDRAAGDGDCGTTHSCAARAIQGWLKEGPSPASPAQLLSKLSFLLLEKMGGSSGALYSLFLTAAAQPLKAKTDLPAWSAAMDAGLEAMQKYGKAAPGDRTMLDSLWAAGQELQAWKSPGANLLQILTKAVKSAEAAAEATKNMEAGAGRASYISSARLDQPDPGAVAAAAILRAILEVLQSQGA; encoded by the exons ATG ACCTCCAAGAAGCTAGTGAACTCAGTGGCAGGCTGTGCCGACGACGCCCTTGCCGGCCTGGTGGCCTGCAACCCCAGCCTACAGCTCCTGCAGGGCCACCGCGTGGCCCTCCGTTCTGACCTGGACAGTCTCAAGGGCCGGGTGGCTCTACTGTCAGGTGGGGGCTCTGGCCATGAGCCCGCCCATGCCG GTTTCATTGGGAAGGGAATGTTGACTGGGGTCATCGCGGGAGCCGTGTTCACCTCCCCGGCAGTGGGCAGCATCCTGGCAGCCATCAGGGCCGTGGCCCAGGCGGGCGTAG TGGGGACCCTCCTCATCGTGAAGAACTACACCGGGGACCGGCTCAACTTCGGCCTGGCCCGGGAGCAGGCCCGGGCAGAGGGCATCCCCGTGGAGATGGTGGTCGTCGGGGATGACAGTGCCTTCACCGTCCTGAAGAAGGCGGGCCGGCGCGGGCTCTGTGGCACAGTGCTCATACACAAG GTGGCGGGTGCTCTGGCCGAGGCAGGTATGGGCCTGGAGGAGATCACAGATCGGGTGAGCATGGTCACCAAGGCCATGG GAACCCTGGGAGTGAGCTTGTCCTCCTGCAGCGTCCCTGGTTCCAAACCCACTTTTGAGCTATCAGCTGATGAGGTGGAGCTGGGCCTGG GGATCCACGGGGAGGCTGGCGTGCGCCGGATAAAG ATGGCGACCGCCGACGAGATTGTGGCGCTCATGCTGGACCACATGACGAGCTCCTCCAACGTGTCCCATGTGCCTGTGCAGTCCG GCTCCTCAGTAGTGTTGATGGTCAACAACCTGGGTGGCCTGTCATTCCTGGAACTGGGCATCATAGCCGATGCTGCCGTCCGCTCTCTGG AGGGCCGCGGGGTGAAGATTGCCCGTGCCCTTGTGGGCACCTTCATGTCAGCCCTGGAGATGCCTGGCGTTTCTCTCACCCTCCTGCTGGTGGATGAGCCCCTCCTGAAACTGATAG ATGCTGAAACCACTGCCTCGGCCTGGCCTAATGTGGCCAAGGTCTGGGTGACTGGGCGGAAGCGGAGCCGGACCACCCCCGTGGAGCCCCTGGCGGCCCCTGACTCCACTACTGCAGCAG GTGCAGCTTCGAAGCAGATGGTACTTGTGCTGGAGCGGGTGTGCACCACCCTCCTGGGCCTGGAGGAACGTCTGAACGCCCTGGACCGCGCTGCCGGCGACGGGGACTGTGGAACCACTCACAGCTGTGCAGCCAGAG CAATTCAGGGGTGGCTAAAGGAGGGCCCATCCCCAGCCAGCCCTGCCCAGCTACTCTCCAAATTGTCCTTCCTGCTACTGGAGAAGATGGGAGGCTCCTCAGGGGCG CTCTACAGCCTGTTCCTGACTGCGGCGGCCCAGCCACTCAAGGCCAAGACTGACCTCCCAGCCTGGTCTGCTGCCATGGATGCCGGTCTGGAGGCCATGCAGAA GTATGGAAAGGCTGCCCCAGGGGACAGGACTATG TTGGATTCTCTGTGGGCAGCAGGACAGGAGCTCCAAGCCTGGAAGAGCCCAGGGGCCAATCTGCTCCAGATTCTGACCAAGGCTGTCAAG agtgCAGAAGCCGCAGCTGAGGCCACCAAGAACATGGAAGCTGGAGCTGGAAGAGCCAGTTACATCAGCTCGGCGCGCCTGGATCAGCCAGACCCTGGGGCAGTGGCAGCCGCGGCCATTCTGCGTGCCATCCTGGAGGTCTTGCAGAGTCAGGGTGCGTGA